In Nocardioides dokdonensis FR1436, the following are encoded in one genomic region:
- a CDS encoding Crp/Fnr family transcriptional regulator produces the protein MANSFFSTFTPAEIAKISSAGTRVTLPEGWAPISERTGADKAYIILSGSVSVRQHGEEIAQLGPGDIMGEAAIVNHSLRTASVVALSPLELIHFTAEDLNRLAVELPSFGEALEQVAQERFAADRAKHRPSQTS, from the coding sequence ATGGCCAACTCGTTCTTCAGCACGTTCACGCCCGCGGAGATCGCCAAGATCAGCTCCGCAGGGACCCGGGTGACCCTGCCCGAGGGGTGGGCGCCCATCTCCGAGCGCACCGGCGCCGACAAGGCCTACATCATCCTGTCCGGCTCGGTGTCCGTGCGCCAGCACGGCGAGGAGATCGCCCAGCTCGGTCCCGGCGACATCATGGGTGAGGCCGCGATCGTCAACCACTCGCTGCGCACCGCGAGCGTCGTGGCCCTGAGCCCGCTGGAGCTCATCCACTTCACCGCCGAGGACCTCAACCGCCTGGCCGTGGAGCTGCCGAGCTTCGGCGAGGCCCTCGAGCAGGTCGCGCAGGAGCGCTTCGCCGCCGACCGCGCCAAGCACCGTCCCAGCCAGACCAGCTAG